In Vagococcus hydrophili, one DNA window encodes the following:
- a CDS encoding iron-containing alcohol dehydrogenase: MFNFDFQAATNVLFGKGQIEKLPSSLAPFGKNVLLTYGGGSIKRNGLYDDIISKLGSDFNVFELPGIEPNPRIETVIKGVELCREHKIDVILAVGGGSTIDCSKAISAGTFYDGNPWDFTSDASLVGETLPIVSILTIAATGSEMNGGSVITNLETKEKLSFGARSLAPKVSILDPSYTFSVPKYQTMAGSADILSHLFENYFDHTKDAMVQDSIAEGLMRTVHHYTPLALENPENYEARANLMWASSLALNGLTGSGKAQVWSCHAMEHELSAYYDITHGIGLAIITPRWMKHCLNETTAAKFAEYGHRVFDIDYMDDTMAMAEQAIESTYQAFKNWGVPMTLGEVGIDESLLSEMASQTIKHKSLDNAFVPIKEADVLAIFKASLVEMY; this comes from the coding sequence ATGTTTAATTTTGATTTTCAAGCAGCAACAAATGTTTTATTTGGTAAAGGTCAGATTGAAAAATTACCTAGTAGCTTAGCACCATTCGGTAAAAATGTTTTACTAACTTATGGTGGGGGAAGTATTAAGAGAAATGGTTTATACGATGATATTATCTCAAAATTAGGATCAGACTTTAATGTCTTTGAATTACCTGGGATTGAACCTAATCCAAGAATTGAAACAGTGATTAAAGGTGTTGAACTGTGTCGTGAACATAAAATTGATGTGATTTTAGCTGTGGGTGGTGGATCTACCATTGATTGTTCTAAGGCCATTTCAGCAGGAACATTTTATGATGGCAACCCTTGGGATTTCACAAGTGACGCTAGTTTAGTAGGAGAAACACTTCCTATCGTATCTATTTTAACGATTGCTGCCACAGGTTCTGAAATGAATGGTGGTTCAGTGATTACGAATTTAGAAACCAAAGAAAAACTAAGCTTCGGCGCTCGTAGTTTAGCACCAAAAGTTTCGATTTTAGACCCAAGTTATACTTTTTCAGTGCCTAAATATCAAACAATGGCAGGATCAGCAGATATTTTAAGCCATTTATTTGAAAATTATTTTGATCACACAAAAGATGCTATGGTTCAAGATAGTATCGCTGAAGGATTAATGCGTACAGTTCATCATTACACACCACTTGCTCTAGAAAATCCAGAAAACTATGAAGCTCGTGCTAATTTAATGTGGGCAAGTTCTCTTGCTTTAAATGGTTTGACAGGTTCAGGAAAAGCCCAAGTTTGGTCATGTCACGCAATGGAACATGAATTAAGTGCTTATTATGATATTACACATGGTATCGGCTTAGCTATCATCACACCAAGATGGATGAAACATTGTTTAAATGAAACGACAGCAGCGAAATTTGCTGAATATGGGCACCGTGTATTTGATATCGATTATATGGACGATACAATGGCAATGGCTGAACAAGCGATTGAATCTACGTATCAAGCCTTCAAAAATTGGGGCGTTCCAATGACGTTAGGCGAAGTAGGAATTGACGAGTCACTTCTTTCAGAGATGGCTTCACAAACCATTAAACACAAGTCACTTGATAATGCATTTGTACCAATTAAAGAAGCGGATGTTTTAGCAATATTCAAAGCTTCATTAGTAGAAATGTATTAA
- a CDS encoding DUF3224 domain-containing protein, translating to MAKSIFKVNDWQEVFTIEEKVAHARVVYDVEGELTGKIDVDYTILYLEYNKEDIHQSSSVFEGFMVFKGEIEGRKGSFILADKGSFVDNQYEAKVEIIPGTGTEDFTGITGKGIYEPTAEGMLLSLDFN from the coding sequence ATGGCAAAAAGTATTTTTAAAGTAAATGATTGGCAAGAGGTTTTTACAATTGAGGAAAAAGTAGCTCATGCAAGAGTTGTTTATGACGTTGAAGGTGAATTGACAGGGAAAATAGATGTAGACTATACGATTTTATATTTGGAATACAATAAAGAAGATATTCATCAATCGTCAAGTGTTTTTGAAGGATTTATGGTCTTTAAAGGTGAAATTGAAGGTCGAAAAGGAAGTTTTATCTTAGCTGATAAAGGAAGTTTTGTTGATAATCAATATGAAGCCAAAGTCGAGATTATCCCTGGCACAGGAACAGAAGATTTTACTGGTATTACTGGAAAAGGAATCTATGAGCCAACAGCAGAAGGTATGTTATTGAGCTTAGACTTTAATTAG
- a CDS encoding GyrI-like domain-containing protein, producing MKYEWRKVEKQVYLPKEIEVREIPKYSFLILEGMGNPNNNSHYASQIEALYSVSYSLRMSLKKQGFEYTVYPLEGVWTTSDGSKDENLNKDALVYRIMIRQPEQVTAEMVQQAMKEVRLKKGNPRIEDIQFEAYEDGMVVQGIHVGTFETEIETFRKIDQFLEEMPFKRDWIMDTYVHREIYLSDFRRVAPEKRKTLLRYKLKEK from the coding sequence ATGAAATACGAGTGGCGAAAAGTAGAAAAGCAAGTTTATTTACCTAAAGAAATAGAAGTGAGAGAAATACCCAAATACTCTTTTTTAATATTAGAAGGAATGGGAAATCCTAATAATAATTCTCACTACGCTAGTCAAATTGAAGCTTTATATAGCGTTTCTTATTCTCTTAGAATGAGTTTAAAAAAACAAGGATTTGAATATACAGTTTATCCTTTAGAAGGTGTTTGGACAACAAGTGATGGTTCTAAAGATGAAAATTTAAACAAAGACGCCTTAGTTTACCGAATCATGATACGTCAACCAGAACAAGTAACCGCTGAAATGGTTCAACAAGCCATGAAAGAAGTTCGTTTAAAAAAAGGTAATCCAAGGATTGAAGATATACAGTTTGAAGCCTATGAAGATGGTATGGTTGTTCAAGGAATTCATGTAGGAACCTTTGAGACAGAAATTGAAACCTTTAGGAAAATAGATCAATTTTTAGAAGAAATGCCTTTTAAAAGAGATTGGATCATGGATACATACGTTCATCGTGAAATTTATCTTTCCGATTTTAGAAGAGTCGCCCCTGAAAAAAGAAAAACACTATTACGATATAAGTTAAAAGAGAAATAA
- a CDS encoding LysR family transcriptional regulator, protein MDIKQLRYFVTIVDNNFNLSRAAELLYVSQPTLSMMINDFEKREELKLFKRAGGRIKGLTYAGESFYEDAMIVLQNYNDMFTNLHEQFKGMKGTITIGIPPLVLSVVFSTVMPRLILENPEIKFNIKEIGAYDLKNELLLGNVDIAVLLSPTGLADNLIENYEIQRSELSLFVSPSHKLAKRQKVGWSDLDNEKLAIFDSSFMINHLLMDQFERHQVHPNIILTSGSWDFMLNSTKINHDIATILPKPTKDLYQVTDVVCLPMEKPISWQVVLARLRKDNYSKIEAYIIESLTQAFNGK, encoded by the coding sequence ATGGATATTAAACAATTGCGATATTTTGTTACGATTGTTGACAATAACTTTAATTTGAGTCGAGCAGCAGAGTTGTTGTATGTTTCACAACCAACTTTAAGTATGATGATTAACGACTTTGAAAAAAGAGAAGAACTTAAGTTGTTTAAGCGTGCAGGTGGTCGAATCAAAGGATTAACTTATGCTGGAGAATCCTTTTATGAAGATGCGATGATTGTTCTTCAAAATTACAATGACATGTTTACAAATCTGCACGAGCAGTTTAAGGGTATGAAGGGAACAATAACAATCGGCATTCCACCCCTTGTTTTATCAGTTGTTTTTTCTACAGTGATGCCAAGGCTTATTTTAGAAAATCCAGAAATTAAATTTAATATTAAAGAAATTGGAGCGTATGACCTAAAAAATGAATTACTTTTAGGAAATGTTGACATAGCCGTACTGCTTTCACCAACAGGATTAGCAGATAATCTTATTGAAAATTACGAGATTCAGCGTTCTGAGTTAAGTTTATTTGTTTCCCCTAGTCATAAACTAGCTAAACGTCAAAAGGTTGGTTGGAGTGATTTAGATAATGAAAAATTGGCTATTTTTGATTCTTCTTTTATGATTAATCACTTATTAATGGATCAATTTGAACGTCATCAAGTACATCCCAATATTATTTTAACTTCTGGATCTTGGGATTTTATGTTGAATTCAACCAAGATAAATCATGATATTGCAACAATCTTACCTAAGCCTACGAAAGATTTGTACCAAGTAACGGATGTGGTCTGTTTACCAATGGAAAAACCAATCAGTTGGCAAGTTGTTTTGGCTAGACTTAGGAAAGATAATTATTCAAAAATAGAAGCCTATATCATTGAATCACTGACGCAAGCTTTTAACGGAAAATGA
- a CDS encoding GntP family permease, with the protein MEIIGSIGVLLGVIAIIYFSLKEINIIIAAPLATAIVILFNQMDPFTSLLGKEANQYMGALSTYILNYFAIFLLGSILAKLMEVSGATTSIADYILKKVGYDSPYKVLVAIFAVSAILTYGGISLFVVMFAVLPLARSLFKKMDLSWNLIQVPLWLGIATFTMTILPGTPAIQNVIPIQYLNTSLTAAAVPSILGSIGCITFGLFYMKRCLNKSLAKGENYATYALDADEVIEEKELPNFLPSVTPLVLLIILALSGSIFGNEFLKKNIIYIALLSAIILAVILFRNFIPEKIKTFNLGASGSIAPIFATASAVAFGAVVMIAPGFKLFSDLILNIPGNPLISLTVLTSSMSAITGSSSGALGIVMPNFAQFYLDKGLEPEMIHRVAAIASNILTIVPQSGVFLTFLALTGLNHKNAFKQTFITVSVGTLIAEVIVIVTGLIF; encoded by the coding sequence ATGGAAATTATTGGTTCTATTGGGGTTCTACTTGGTGTTATCGCCATTATTTATTTTTCCCTTAAAGAAATAAACATTATTATTGCTGCACCACTTGCAACGGCTATTGTGATTCTATTTAATCAAATGGATCCTTTCACTTCTCTTTTAGGTAAAGAAGCGAATCAATATATGGGTGCTCTTTCAACTTATATTTTAAACTATTTTGCGATCTTCCTACTTGGTTCTATTTTAGCCAAGTTAATGGAAGTTAGTGGGGCAACAACTTCTATTGCTGACTATATTTTGAAAAAAGTTGGTTATGATAGTCCTTATAAAGTATTAGTTGCAATTTTTGCAGTTAGTGCTATTTTAACTTATGGTGGCATTAGCCTTTTTGTTGTCATGTTTGCCGTCTTACCTTTAGCTCGTAGCTTATTCAAAAAAATGGATCTATCTTGGAACTTGATCCAAGTTCCACTTTGGTTGGGAATTGCAACGTTTACGATGACTATTTTACCAGGAACACCAGCCATTCAAAATGTTATTCCCATTCAATACTTAAATACATCTTTAACAGCTGCAGCAGTTCCTAGTATTCTTGGTTCTATTGGCTGTATCACTTTTGGTTTATTCTATATGAAACGTTGTTTAAACAAAAGTTTAGCTAAAGGTGAAAATTATGCCACTTATGCATTAGATGCTGATGAAGTTATTGAAGAAAAAGAACTTCCTAACTTTTTACCTAGTGTCACTCCTTTAGTTTTACTCATCATTTTAGCTTTATCAGGTAGTATCTTTGGTAATGAGTTTTTAAAGAAAAATATTATTTATATTGCTTTACTCTCAGCGATTATTTTAGCTGTTATTCTATTTAGAAATTTTATCCCTGAAAAAATAAAAACCTTTAATTTAGGAGCAAGTGGTTCTATCGCTCCAATCTTTGCCACAGCTTCTGCTGTTGCTTTTGGTGCAGTTGTGATGATTGCTCCTGGTTTTAAACTCTTCTCAGATTTAATTTTAAATATCCCAGGTAACCCATTAATCAGTTTAACTGTCTTGACATCTTCTATGTCTGCTATCACAGGTTCCTCATCTGGAGCCCTTGGAATTGTTATGCCTAACTTCGCTCAATTTTATTTAGATAAAGGCCTTGAACCTGAAATGATTCACCGTGTTGCAGCGATTGCGTCTAACATTTTAACCATTGTTCCTCAAAGCGGTGTGTTCTTAACATTCTTAGCTTTAACTGGTTTAAATCATAAGAATGCCTTTAAACAAACCTTTATTACTGTTTCTGTTGGAACATTAATCGCAGAAGTTATTGTCATTGTCACAGGATTGATTTTTTAA
- a CDS encoding 3-hydroxybutyrate dehydrogenase gives MTHLKEVVFVTGAASGIGKQIGETFLKEGKTVAFSDINKEKLDEVVAEYTKQGYDAFGILCDVTSEEAINTAIDTVIEKYGRIDILVNNAGLQHVSMIEDFPADKFEFMVKVMLIAPFIAIKRVFPTMKKQKHGRVINMASINGVIGFAGKSAYNSSKHGLIGLTKVAALEAADSGITVNAICPGYVDTPLVRGQFEDLSKTRNIPLENVLEEVLYPLVPQKRLIDVQEIADYVSFLASDKAKGVTGQACILDGGYTAQ, from the coding sequence ATGACACATTTAAAAGAAGTCGTTTTCGTTACAGGAGCTGCAAGTGGTATTGGTAAACAAATTGGAGAAACTTTCTTAAAAGAAGGAAAAACAGTGGCTTTCTCTGATATTAACAAAGAAAAATTAGATGAAGTTGTAGCTGAGTACACTAAACAAGGATATGATGCTTTTGGCATATTATGTGATGTAACAAGTGAAGAAGCAATCAATACAGCAATTGATACTGTTATTGAAAAATATGGTCGTATTGATATTTTAGTTAATAATGCAGGTTTACAACACGTTTCAATGATCGAAGATTTCCCTGCTGATAAATTTGAATTTATGGTAAAAGTAATGTTAATTGCGCCATTTATCGCCATCAAGAGAGTTTTCCCAACAATGAAAAAACAAAAACATGGTCGTGTCATCAATATGGCTTCTATTAATGGTGTCATTGGTTTTGCTGGAAAATCAGCTTATAATTCTTCAAAACACGGTTTAATCGGTTTAACTAAAGTTGCAGCTCTAGAAGCCGCTGACTCTGGTATTACAGTTAATGCCATTTGTCCTGGTTATGTTGATACACCACTTGTTAGAGGACAATTTGAAGATTTATCTAAAACTCGTAATATTCCATTAGAAAATGTTTTAGAAGAAGTTCTTTATCCTTTAGTACCACAAAAACGTTTAATCGACGTTCAAGAAATTGCTGATTACGTTTCATTCTTAGCAAGTGATAAAGCTAAAGGTGTTACTGGCCAAGCATGTATTCTTGATGGTGGTTACACTGCACAATAA
- a CDS encoding CoA transferase subunit A — protein MCKQISISEAVTHINDGDTIMVGGFMANGTPEKLIDALVEKGVNNLTLICNDAGFIDRGVGKMVAKKQFSTIIASHIGLNREAGRQMTEGETTIELVPQGTLVEQIRAGGFGLGGFLTQTGLGTLVEEGKEIVNVDGQDFLLEKPLKADVALIFANKADTQGNLQYLGSENNFNQMMATNATTTIVEAKEVVKVGDIDPNFVHTPGIFVNYLVKGA, from the coding sequence ATGTGCAAACAGATTTCAATTTCTGAAGCCGTTACTCACATCAATGATGGAGATACAATCATGGTTGGCGGCTTTATGGCTAATGGAACACCCGAAAAACTAATCGATGCCTTAGTAGAAAAAGGTGTTAATAATTTAACTCTCATTTGTAATGACGCTGGTTTTATTGATCGAGGTGTTGGTAAAATGGTAGCCAAAAAACAATTTTCTACGATTATTGCTTCTCATATTGGCTTAAATCGTGAAGCAGGTCGTCAAATGACAGAAGGTGAAACAACTATTGAACTTGTCCCTCAAGGAACTTTAGTGGAACAAATCAGAGCTGGTGGCTTTGGTTTAGGTGGTTTCTTAACCCAAACTGGCCTTGGAACCCTTGTTGAAGAAGGAAAAGAAATTGTTAACGTTGATGGGCAAGATTTCCTTTTAGAAAAACCATTAAAAGCTGATGTCGCTTTAATCTTTGCTAATAAAGCTGATACTCAAGGTAATTTACAATATTTAGGTTCAGAAAATAACTTCAATCAAATGATGGCTACAAATGCAACTACCACAATTGTTGAAGCCAAAGAAGTAGTTAAAGTTGGCGATATTGATCCTAATTTTGTTCATACACCAGGAATTTTTGTTAATTACTTAGTAAAAGGAGCATAA
- a CDS encoding 3-oxoacid CoA-transferase subunit B codes for MTTESVTLSKEEVQARIAKRVAQELENNTLVNLGIGLPTQVANYIPEDVTITLQSENGFVGLTADIDPEHIDPSIVNAGGQPVGIVKGGAFFDSSTSFGIIRGGHVAATVLGALQVDQYGNIANYLIPGKMVPGMGGAMDLLVGAKKVIVAMEHTNRGKHKILNNCSLPLTAKQVVNLIITEMGVFEYQEEGLCAIEIHPDYSFEEVQAATEVTLINKTK; via the coding sequence ATGACGACAGAAAGCGTAACATTATCCAAAGAAGAAGTTCAAGCACGAATCGCAAAACGTGTCGCTCAAGAATTAGAAAATAATACCTTAGTCAATTTAGGGATTGGATTACCAACACAAGTTGCCAACTACATTCCAGAAGATGTAACGATTACTTTGCAATCTGAAAATGGCTTTGTTGGTTTAACAGCTGATATTGATCCGGAACACATCGATCCATCCATTGTAAATGCTGGTGGACAACCTGTTGGAATCGTTAAAGGAGGAGCTTTCTTTGATAGCTCAACTTCTTTTGGAATTATCCGTGGTGGACACGTTGCAGCCACTGTTTTAGGTGCTTTACAAGTGGACCAATACGGAAATATTGCTAACTACTTAATTCCAGGAAAAATGGTACCTGGTATGGGTGGTGCGATGGATTTACTAGTTGGTGCAAAAAAAGTAATCGTTGCAATGGAACATACTAATCGAGGAAAACATAAAATTTTGAATAACTGTTCCCTTCCGTTAACAGCTAAACAAGTTGTTAATCTAATTATTACTGAGATGGGCGTTTTTGAATATCAAGAAGAAGGCCTTTGTGCTATCGAAATTCATCCTGATTATTCATTTGAAGAAGTACAAGCAGCAACAGAAGTTACTTTAATCAATAAAACAAAATAA
- a CDS encoding helix-turn-helix transcriptional regulator, producing MKIERLMYILVTLLSNRYLKAGDIAEKYQVSVRTIYRDIDTLSLAGIPIYSKKGTQGGFYIDEDYQLNSLLFSDMEKKIIYDLSQSLATSYHHPKIEELSQKMAYLVQKNPSSSPYFFDLSLWKTNQLILTDIEKAIENKQVLSFEYTSYKGATTNRQVEPINLVCKSHVWYLFAFCQLRQEERLFRISRIRKVQLLEEQFKNQHSSMVDKSELDVFYHSLSETVPMEEVSLVFNYSVKAKVYDTFLEEDITESEDKIYVTKKLPKEPWTVEMLMGFGGEVKVLSPDTLKNDIIASAKNILSQYDIM from the coding sequence ATGAAAATTGAGCGACTCATGTATATTTTAGTGACTTTACTATCTAATAGATATCTTAAGGCAGGTGACATCGCTGAAAAATATCAAGTGTCAGTTAGAACAATTTACCGGGACATTGATACTTTAAGTTTAGCGGGAATTCCTATTTATTCTAAAAAGGGAACTCAGGGTGGGTTTTATATTGATGAAGATTACCAACTCAATTCATTACTTTTTTCTGACATGGAGAAGAAAATTATTTATGATTTGAGCCAAAGTTTAGCAACGAGTTATCATCATCCAAAAATAGAAGAATTGAGTCAAAAAATGGCTTATCTTGTTCAAAAAAATCCAAGTTCCTCTCCTTATTTTTTTGATTTGAGCTTATGGAAAACCAATCAATTGATTTTAACGGATATTGAAAAAGCCATAGAAAATAAGCAAGTTTTATCTTTTGAATATACGAGTTACAAAGGAGCAACCACGAATCGACAAGTGGAGCCAATTAATTTAGTTTGTAAATCTCACGTGTGGTACTTGTTTGCTTTTTGTCAGTTGAGACAAGAGGAACGTTTATTTAGAATAAGTAGAATCAGAAAAGTTCAATTACTAGAAGAACAATTCAAAAATCAGCATTCTTCAATGGTTGATAAGTCAGAGTTAGACGTCTTTTATCATTCACTTAGCGAGACAGTACCCATGGAGGAAGTCTCTTTGGTTTTTAATTATTCAGTTAAGGCGAAAGTCTATGATACCTTTTTAGAAGAAGACATTACTGAATCTGAGGATAAAATATATGTTACTAAAAAACTACCGAAAGAACCGTGGACGGTTGAAATGCTCATGGGATTTGGTGGAGAAGTAAAAGTTCTGTCGCCTGATACGTTAAAAAATGACATCATAGCTAGTGCTAAAAATATTTTAAGTCAATATGACATAATGTAG
- a CDS encoding acetyl-CoA C-acetyltransferase: MNNKKIVIVEALRTPIASFGGAFKNISAVELGTTVLKRILETTKVAPEMVDEVILGNVLHAGLGQNVARQVAIHAGIPSEKTSFTLDMVCGSGLKAIELAAQSILLGDAEIVIAGGVENMSQAAYVLENQRFGQRLGNGKVIDTLVNDGLTDAFNHYHMGITAENVAKQYGITREDQDHFAENSQRKAALALENHVFKDEIVPVSIPQRKKEPILIDTDEYPKPGTTFETLQKLRPAFLPNEGTVTAGNASGINDGAAMVMLMTEEKAKSLGLNILVSLTSYASAGVAPELMGTGPIPASKKALEKANLTVADLNLIESNEAFAAQSIAVLKELDLNPEIVNVNGGAIALGHPIGASGARILVSLIHEMKRRQAENGLATLCIGGGQGTAVIVKNYNL; the protein is encoded by the coding sequence ATGAATAACAAAAAAATTGTCATTGTTGAAGCTTTAAGAACACCCATTGCCTCTTTTGGTGGTGCTTTTAAAAATATTTCAGCCGTAGAACTCGGAACAACTGTATTAAAAAGAATTTTAGAAACAACGAAAGTCGCTCCTGAAATGGTCGATGAAGTGATTTTAGGAAATGTGCTTCATGCTGGTTTAGGTCAAAATGTGGCGAGACAAGTTGCCATTCATGCAGGTATTCCAAGCGAAAAGACATCATTTACTCTTGATATGGTTTGCGGTTCTGGTTTAAAAGCAATCGAACTTGCTGCACAAAGTATTCTTTTAGGTGATGCTGAAATTGTTATTGCTGGTGGTGTTGAAAACATGTCCCAAGCAGCTTACGTTTTAGAAAATCAACGTTTTGGTCAAAGACTAGGTAATGGTAAAGTCATCGATACTCTTGTTAATGATGGTTTAACAGATGCTTTTAATCACTATCATATGGGAATTACAGCTGAAAATGTTGCCAAACAATATGGTATTACTAGAGAAGATCAAGATCATTTTGCTGAAAACAGTCAAAGAAAAGCAGCTCTTGCTTTAGAAAATCATGTATTTAAAGATGAAATCGTACCTGTTTCAATTCCTCAACGCAAAAAAGAGCCAATTTTAATAGATACTGATGAATATCCAAAACCAGGGACAACTTTTGAAACGTTACAAAAATTAAGACCTGCCTTCTTACCAAATGAAGGAACTGTCACTGCTGGAAATGCTTCAGGGATCAATGATGGTGCGGCTATGGTGATGTTAATGACTGAAGAAAAAGCAAAAAGTTTAGGACTAAATATTTTAGTTTCTTTAACTAGCTATGCCAGTGCAGGTGTCGCTCCTGAACTTATGGGAACTGGTCCAATTCCAGCTTCTAAAAAAGCATTAGAAAAAGCTAACCTAACAGTTGCTGATTTAAACTTAATTGAATCAAATGAAGCCTTTGCTGCTCAATCAATTGCAGTCTTAAAAGAATTAGATTTAAATCCAGAAATCGTCAATGTGAATGGTGGCGCAATTGCTTTAGGACATCCAATTGGTGCTAGCGGTGCTAGAATTTTGGTTTCTCTTATTCATGAAATGAAACGTCGCCAAGCTGAAAATGGTTTAGCTACCCTTTGCATTGGTGGCGGTCAAGGAACAGCAGTTATTGTTAAGAATTACAACTTATAG
- a CDS encoding MaoC family dehydratase gives MLKEYPSITQDKIKVGQVGEKSKRVTEQDVDLFAQTTGDMNPAHTDEEYAKSSIFKTKIAHGMLGAGLISACLGMDLPGPGTIYLGQNLKFIHPIYFDDVIVAKVEVTKIIDKKKFIMAELHTTVVNQNGELLIDGTATVIPPKGE, from the coding sequence ATGTTAAAAGAGTATCCAAGCATTACACAAGACAAAATAAAAGTTGGCCAAGTTGGGGAAAAATCAAAACGTGTGACAGAACAAGATGTGGATTTATTTGCTCAAACAACAGGAGATATGAATCCAGCACATACTGATGAAGAGTATGCTAAAAGCAGTATTTTTAAAACTAAAATCGCTCATGGTATGTTAGGAGCAGGCTTAATTTCTGCTTGTTTAGGAATGGATTTACCTGGACCTGGAACGATTTATTTAGGTCAAAATCTTAAATTTATCCATCCAATTTATTTTGATGATGTGATTGTGGCAAAAGTAGAAGTAACAAAAATCATCGACAAAAAGAAATTTATTATGGCTGAGTTACATACCACTGTTGTTAATCAAAACGGTGAATTATTAATAGATGGGACAGCAACAGTTATCCCACCGAAAGGAGAGTAA
- a CDS encoding VOC family protein, whose translation MKLDMVGIIVSNMKEAIAFYELLGLKVKSGSSEDAYVELENEGVRISLNTKEMITAVLGFEPETTGDKVELAFLCESANHVDELVEKIRLGNYEVIKEPWLAPWGQYYALVRDHDKNIISLFVNE comes from the coding sequence ATGAAACTTGATATGGTGGGAATAATCGTCAGTAATATGAAAGAGGCAATTGCTTTTTATGAGTTGTTAGGACTAAAAGTTAAAAGTGGTAGCTCTGAAGATGCTTATGTGGAACTTGAAAATGAAGGGGTGCGAATTTCTTTAAATACCAAAGAGATGATCACAGCTGTTTTAGGATTTGAACCAGAAACAACTGGAGATAAAGTTGAACTCGCTTTTCTTTGTGAGAGTGCTAATCATGTAGACGAGTTAGTTGAAAAAATACGCTTAGGAAATTATGAAGTGATTAAAGAACCATGGTTGGCTCCTTGGGGACAATATTATGCTTTAGTGAGAGATCATGATAAAAATATTATTAGCTTATTTGTTAATGAATAA
- a CDS encoding putative ABC transporter permease → MLNLDLHNTFFQLFMIFIVYSMIGWLWESFFCSFKAKHFVYRGFLLGPYCPVYGFGVLSVLLLVPKEYGTLLNLYFNIVVIVTIVEYVTSFLLEKLFSMELWDYKEVPLNIHGRVAVPVSIFWGVGCLFLIKVIHPEIEKLIGFLNAETNGWLPLILFVLFGLDALTTFIFTMTTKKEVEHLVDTSDSENAVIKEYRLKHLFINAEESLSRQSILSHLKTKKPHLKHRNLQRIVKNYPNFKLKK, encoded by the coding sequence ATGCTCAATTTAGATTTACACAATACTTTTTTTCAATTATTTATGATTTTTATTGTCTATTCAATGATTGGTTGGCTATGGGAAAGTTTCTTTTGTTCCTTTAAAGCCAAGCACTTTGTTTATCGAGGCTTTTTACTGGGCCCCTATTGTCCAGTTTACGGATTTGGCGTTTTATCAGTACTGCTTCTTGTACCAAAGGAATACGGAACACTCCTAAATTTATATTTTAATATTGTTGTGATTGTGACGATTGTTGAATATGTGACCAGTTTTTTACTAGAAAAATTATTTTCCATGGAGCTGTGGGATTATAAAGAGGTACCACTTAATATTCACGGACGAGTGGCGGTTCCCGTTTCAATTTTTTGGGGTGTTGGCTGTTTATTTTTAATCAAAGTCATTCATCCAGAAATAGAGAAATTAATTGGTTTTCTGAATGCTGAAACAAATGGTTGGTTACCCCTAATACTCTTTGTTTTGTTTGGCTTAGACGCACTAACCACGTTCATTTTCACCATGACAACCAAAAAAGAAGTGGAGCATTTAGTGGATACATCAGATAGTGAAAATGCAGTGATTAAAGAATATCGGTTAAAACATCTCTTTATTAATGCGGAAGAATCTCTTAGTCGACAATCAATCTTAAGTCATTTAAAAACGAAGAAACCACATTTGAAACATCGAAATTTACAGCGGATTGTTAAAAACTATCCCAATTTTAAATTAAAGAAATAA